A window of Rufibacter sp. LB8 contains these coding sequences:
- a CDS encoding DUF4249 domain-containing protein yields the protein MKSSFKFLWLGLFCLVLASCVEEYLLPETAAGEGLLVVDGAVEIEARKASVRLTRTQSLANKAAAKPETGATVWLEYGNGTKITLAEKPAGTYSATGLAVDYGVEYKLRIKTKNNREYTSTAVSTGKTPPIESITWDVEGSNVNIRVNTSDPANSTKYYRWTYDETFEYTAPYYTRRILDKDGKMRLRTPEDSTYQNCWKYGASTNILVGATTRLANDVVNGFRIAAINGNSEKLSMRYSILVKQYAISREEHDFWEILRKNTEEVGSLFDAQPSQIRGNVTNIRDVNEPVLGYFSARSLATKRFFLERAQLNPWEFQYTRTCTFVPVPIIPGVGPDPNFINDFVKMRYVLVDPLDEIDFPPPSPSADGDSGPPWMLKFSCAECRDNGGSGKKPDFW from the coding sequence ATGAAATCATCTTTTAAGTTTCTTTGGTTGGGTCTCTTTTGCCTGGTGTTGGCCAGTTGCGTGGAGGAATACCTCTTGCCGGAGACCGCCGCCGGCGAAGGTTTGCTGGTGGTTGACGGAGCTGTGGAAATAGAGGCGCGCAAGGCGTCTGTCCGGTTGACCCGCACGCAGAGCCTGGCCAACAAAGCCGCCGCTAAACCAGAGACCGGCGCCACCGTCTGGCTGGAATACGGCAACGGCACCAAAATCACGTTGGCAGAAAAACCTGCGGGTACCTACTCAGCCACCGGTCTGGCAGTAGATTATGGGGTAGAATATAAACTTCGAATTAAGACCAAAAACAACCGGGAATACACGTCCACCGCCGTGAGCACGGGCAAAACACCGCCCATTGAGTCCATCACCTGGGACGTGGAAGGCAGCAACGTGAACATACGCGTCAACACCAGTGACCCTGCCAACAGCACCAAGTACTACCGCTGGACCTATGACGAGACCTTTGAATACACCGCCCCCTACTACACCAGACGCATTTTAGACAAAGACGGCAAAATGCGCCTCAGAACCCCCGAAGACAGCACCTACCAGAACTGCTGGAAATACGGGGCTTCCACCAATATCTTGGTGGGCGCTACCACCAGGCTGGCAAATGATGTGGTCAACGGATTCCGGATTGCCGCCATTAACGGGAATTCAGAGAAATTGAGCATGCGCTACAGCATCTTGGTCAAGCAGTATGCCATCAGCCGCGAGGAGCATGACTTCTGGGAAATCCTGCGGAAGAACACCGAGGAAGTAGGCTCTTTGTTTGATGCCCAGCCTTCCCAGATTAGAGGAAACGTGACCAACATCAGAGATGTCAATGAACCGGTGTTGGGATATTTCAGCGCGCGTTCTTTGGCAACCAAGCGGTTTTTCCTGGAGAGGGCTCAATTGAACCCCTGGGAGTTTCAGTATACAAGAACTTGCACATTTGTGCCGGTTCCCATTATTCCAGGGGTGGGGCCAGATCCTAATTTTATCAATGATTTTGTCAAAATGCGATATGTACTGGTGGACCCATTAGATGAAATAGACTTCCCGCCACCCAGCCCTAGTGCAGATGGTGACAGTGGGCCGCCCTGGATGTTGAAGTTTAGCTGCGCCGAATGCCGGGACAACGGCGGAAGTGGCAAGAAACCTGATTTTTGGTAA